The following coding sequences are from one Bacillota bacterium window:
- a CDS encoding response regulator: MKTVVVIDDNTAVRTLLEDCMKMEGHQSVAFPDGMDIEAIRTAKPDLIILDLVLPGKTGLEVLREIRSDGTLKNVPVMVISASLNLRSMERGEGVELLEKPFDLADLFAKVSLLLQSSQTPGNGA, from the coding sequence ATGAAGACAGTGGTGGTCATAGACGACAATACGGCCGTGAGGACCCTCTTGGAAGACTGCATGAAGATGGAGGGCCACCAGTCTGTAGCCTTTCCCGACGGCATGGACATTGAGGCAATAAGGACTGCCAAGCCGGATCTCATCATCCTAGACCTGGTGTTGCCGGGGAAGACTGGCCTGGAGGTGCTGAGGGAGATCAGGAGTGACGGCACCCTCAAGAATGTCCCGGTGATGGTGATCTCGGCGTCATTGAACCTTAGGTCTATGGAGCGAGGAGAGGGGGTCGAGCTCCTGGAGAAACCCTTTGACCTGGCGGATCTCTTCGCAAAGGTTTCCTTGTTGCTTCAATCAAGCCAGACCCCGGGGAATGGTGCCTAG
- a CDS encoding histidine phosphatase family protein, translated as MKAVCFFARHGQAGNSEPRILGTTDLPLGTRGMRQAQKLAQRLEGVPIECVWSSHLARARQTAEAIAWAVGAPLRLHPGLGEMNFGDWEGRFAREILLSEDFSRWARHPLENSPPGGETLLGLSERVLAAWEEVLDSWAGGNIAVVAHGGPLRVLIGHLVGIPLEAIHRICQDHAGLSLVTMEPEPRLLLLNDPCHAQD; from the coding sequence GTGAAGGCAGTGTGCTTCTTCGCAAGGCACGGCCAGGCCGGTAACAGTGAGCCCAGGATCCTCGGGACCACAGACCTCCCCCTGGGAACCCGGGGCATGCGGCAGGCCCAGAAACTAGCCCAACGCCTTGAGGGTGTCCCAATTGAATGCGTGTGGTCCAGCCACCTGGCCAGAGCCCGGCAGACTGCGGAGGCCATAGCCTGGGCCGTGGGGGCCCCCTTGAGACTACACCCTGGGCTTGGCGAAATGAACTTCGGTGACTGGGAGGGAAGGTTTGCCCGCGAGATCCTCTTGAGTGAAGACTTCTCCCGCTGGGCAAGGCACCCGCTGGAGAACTCCCCTCCCGGGGGTGAAACCCTTCTTGGCCTGAGTGAGCGAGTGCTCGCAGCCTGGGAGGAAGTACTTGACTCCTGGGCAGGGGGTAATATAGCCGTCGTGGCCCACGGGGGCCCCCTGAGGGTCCTCATCGGGCACCTCGTGGGCATCCCCCTGGAGGCCATCCACCGGATTTGCCAGGACCACGCCGGCCTCAGCTTAGTCACGATGGAGCCGGAGCCGCGCCTCCTCCTCCTGAATGACCCCTGCCACGCACAGGATTAG
- a CDS encoding accessory gene regulator B family protein, giving the protein MADSVGEALARQVAPGSDQGEVFSFGLKLLGGFLLGLVMLVALAAPLGVLPHALAAAASGGLLRLFSGGAHSSTPLGCATTGAIVAAVIGLAARVAESLLSHRLYHLSLATLPWILSSCLMHAPAATPQKPLPPGRHRAFRLACLVMICTWSLFLVFRILFPPVIWFSSALGLSWQAFSLTPTGFAFARRVDGILPRREA; this is encoded by the coding sequence TTGGCTGATTCTGTGGGTGAGGCTCTCGCTCGCCAAGTGGCCCCCGGCAGTGATCAAGGTGAGGTTTTCTCTTTTGGCCTCAAGCTCCTGGGGGGGTTCCTGCTGGGATTGGTCATGCTGGTGGCCCTCGCCGCTCCCTTAGGGGTATTGCCCCACGCGCTGGCGGCGGCTGCCTCTGGTGGGCTGCTCCGGCTGTTTTCCGGTGGCGCACACTCGTCCACTCCCCTAGGGTGCGCGACTACCGGCGCCATCGTCGCTGCGGTCATAGGCCTGGCCGCCAGGGTGGCCGAAAGCCTGCTTTCCCACAGACTATACCACCTATCCCTAGCCACCCTGCCCTGGATCCTATCATCCTGTCTTATGCATGCTCCCGCAGCCACCCCTCAGAAGCCCCTCCCCCCGGGAAGACATAGGGCATTCCGCCTGGCATGCCTGGTTATGATCTGCACCTGGTCTCTGTTCCTGGTGTTCAGGATTCTCTTCCCGCCGGTGATCTGGTTTTCCAGCGCTCTGGGGTTATCCTGGCAAGCCTTCAGCCTGACTCCCACTGGGTTCGCCTTCGCAAGACGAGTTGACGGCATTCTTCCAAGAAGGGAGGCCTGA
- a CDS encoding DUF2179 domain-containing protein, giving the protein MELIWGYLFIFFARVLDMTLATTRMLMMFRGRKLEASLLGFAEIYIYILALSRVVGSLDNPLNLLAYAAGFAAGTYVGGVVEERIGLGFLTVEIVCKGCPAAEMADQLREAGFGVTVLHGEGREGPTKVLFISLRRKAYRQLMSILNQRDPEAFVTVLDARQAQGGFLNYRKGK; this is encoded by the coding sequence TTGGAACTTATCTGGGGTTACCTTTTCATCTTCTTCGCGAGAGTACTGGATATGACACTGGCGACCACGCGAATGCTGATGATGTTTCGAGGCAGGAAGCTGGAGGCCTCCCTCCTTGGGTTTGCCGAAATCTACATATACATTCTCGCCCTCTCTAGGGTGGTAGGGTCACTGGACAATCCATTAAACCTGCTAGCCTACGCCGCGGGATTTGCCGCGGGCACCTATGTCGGGGGGGTAGTGGAGGAAAGGATAGGGCTGGGTTTCCTCACCGTGGAGATAGTGTGCAAGGGTTGTCCTGCCGCGGAAATGGCCGATCAGTTGAGAGAGGCGGGCTTCGGGGTCACGGTTTTGCACGGAGAGGGTAGGGAGGGCCCGACAAAGGTGCTCTTTATATCCCTGAGGCGCAAGGCGTACCGCCAGCTCATGTCCATCCTGAACCAGCGGGATCCCGAGGCCTTCGTAACCGTGCTGGATGCGCGCCAGGCTCAAGGTGGCTTCCTGAATTATCGAAAGGGTAAGTGA
- a CDS encoding aminotransferase class I/II-fold pyridoxal phosphate-dependent enzyme, whose translation MRKSSRLEALCQGIFGEMNARAQNARDRGIDLIDLSIGSPDLPPAPHIRSRLSEMAAAAGSYRYTVTSLPSLHRAAASWYLKRFGVQLDPKAEVVGLLGSQDGLAHLFLALLDPGDVALVPDPGYPIYSAGPVLAGAQLHRMPLLGENDFLPQLDKIPSEIAGKARVMLLNYPSNPLAAIASREFFEEVVAFAKAHDIVVVHDAAYSELCFDGYRPPSFLEAPGAIEVGIEFNSLSKAFNMAGCRAGYAVGNSDVIAALAEIKSHVDFGIFLPIQEAAVAALTGPQDCVQEMALTYQRRRDVLVKGLRKAGWNLPSPKATMFVWAPVPLPMKSRDFALELLENTGVMVTFGSAFGEWGEGYVRIALVEPEEVLQEAASRIARWGILRG comes from the coding sequence ATGAGAAAATCCTCGCGCCTTGAGGCCCTGTGCCAGGGCATCTTTGGCGAGATGAACGCCCGAGCACAGAATGCACGGGACCGAGGCATCGACCTCATTGACTTGAGCATTGGCAGCCCGGACCTGCCACCCGCGCCCCACATAAGGAGCCGCCTTTCCGAGATGGCAGCGGCAGCCGGCAGTTACCGTTACACTGTAACATCGCTGCCCAGCCTCCACCGGGCGGCAGCCAGCTGGTACCTCAAGCGGTTTGGTGTCCAGCTGGACCCCAAAGCGGAGGTGGTAGGCCTTCTCGGCTCTCAAGACGGCCTCGCCCATCTCTTCCTGGCTCTCCTAGACCCGGGAGACGTGGCCCTGGTTCCTGACCCGGGTTACCCAATATATTCTGCCGGTCCAGTCCTCGCGGGGGCCCAATTACACAGAATGCCGCTCCTAGGGGAAAATGACTTCCTTCCCCAGCTGGACAAGATACCCTCCGAGATTGCGGGCAAGGCCAGGGTAATGCTTCTCAACTACCCTAGCAACCCCCTGGCGGCCATTGCCAGCAGGGAGTTTTTCGAGGAGGTCGTGGCCTTCGCCAAGGCCCACGACATTGTGGTGGTCCATGACGCAGCCTACTCCGAACTGTGTTTCGACGGCTACCGGCCGCCCAGCTTCCTGGAGGCGCCGGGCGCCATTGAGGTGGGGATAGAATTCAACTCGCTGTCCAAGGCCTTCAACATGGCGGGGTGCCGGGCGGGCTACGCGGTGGGCAACAGTGACGTCATAGCGGCCCTTGCGGAGATAAAGTCCCACGTGGACTTCGGCATCTTCCTGCCCATCCAGGAGGCAGCGGTGGCAGCCCTCACGGGACCTCAGGATTGCGTCCAGGAGATGGCCCTTACCTACCAGCGCCGCCGCGACGTACTGGTGAAGGGGCTGAGGAAAGCAGGGTGGAACCTGCCGTCTCCCAAGGCCACAATGTTCGTGTGGGCCCCTGTGCCCCTTCCCATGAAGTCCAGGGATTTCGCCTTGGAACTCCTGGAGAACACCGGTGTAATGGTTACCTTCGGAAGCGCCTTCGGGGAGTGGGGGGAGGGCTACGTCCGCATCGCCCTGGTTGAACCTGAGGAGGTGCTCCAGGAGGCTGCCAGCCGGATCGCCCGCTGGGGCATCTTGCGAGGGTAG
- a CDS encoding M48 family metallopeptidase, whose product MERPSIVTAGLLAATAVLVVFWFVSSRFPAADTDALRHFSTEFLTRAQAYNRVRYGIFAGRNLAHLGVLALLVAGAPWLAGRVVALMGGRPTLGALALGLVIGSILLLADLPFGLWRYQVDTLAGLSTMPLGLWLSDTLKGFLLAQAISLPAIAVFFFLVHRFSSSWHLLAGAGLGVFLVISAALAPLVIDPLFHRFWPLEDKAMYQEIRHMAQDAGIEVRDVLVMDASRRTTRANAYFTGVGRTRRIVLYDTLTNQFPRGETLMVVAHEIGHWKAGHITKGITLGTLGFLALLGVIRVTIGTRPTVTHLPLVFLIWSLAALLSMPVNNAISRGFEREADGIALELGQDPSAWISLEKRLAAKNLADVNPHPLVKVVVFTHPPILERIATAEGAGPGRAE is encoded by the coding sequence GTGGAAAGGCCCTCCATCGTAACGGCCGGCCTTCTGGCAGCCACGGCAGTACTGGTGGTCTTCTGGTTCGTTTCTTCCCGCTTCCCTGCGGCGGATACCGATGCGCTAAGGCACTTCTCCACGGAGTTTCTCACTCGGGCCCAAGCGTACAACCGCGTGCGCTATGGGATATTCGCAGGCCGCAACCTGGCACACCTGGGCGTGCTGGCCCTCCTGGTGGCCGGGGCACCCTGGCTGGCCGGCAGGGTCGTAGCCCTCATGGGCGGCAGGCCAACCCTGGGGGCCCTTGCCTTAGGCTTGGTCATAGGCTCGATCCTCCTCCTGGCAGATCTCCCATTCGGTTTGTGGCGCTACCAGGTGGACACGTTGGCAGGCCTCTCCACGATGCCTCTTGGGCTCTGGCTCAGCGACACCCTGAAGGGCTTCCTCCTGGCCCAGGCTATATCATTGCCAGCCATCGCCGTGTTCTTCTTCCTGGTACACCGGTTTTCCTCCAGCTGGCACCTCTTGGCCGGGGCTGGCCTAGGGGTGTTCCTGGTGATCAGCGCTGCGCTGGCACCCTTAGTGATTGACCCTCTCTTCCACAGGTTCTGGCCCCTTGAGGACAAAGCCATGTACCAGGAGATCCGCCACATGGCCCAAGACGCCGGCATCGAGGTTCGGGATGTCCTGGTTATGGACGCCAGCCGCCGGACCACCCGGGCCAACGCCTACTTCACAGGGGTGGGGAGGACCCGCCGGATAGTCCTGTACGACACGCTCACAAACCAGTTCCCGAGAGGGGAAACCCTCATGGTGGTCGCCCATGAGATCGGTCACTGGAAGGCAGGTCACATTACCAAGGGCATAACCCTAGGCACCCTGGGCTTCCTTGCCTTGCTGGGGGTCATCCGGGTAACGATAGGGACCAGGCCAACCGTAACCCACCTCCCCCTCGTCTTCCTCATATGGTCCCTGGCAGCCCTCCTGTCCATGCCTGTGAACAACGCCATTTCCCGGGGCTTCGAACGGGAGGCAGACGGCATTGCCCTGGAACTGGGGCAGGACCCCTCAGCATGGATCAGCCTGGAGAAGCGGCTGGCAGCGAAGAACCTGGCCGATGTGAATCCCCATCCACTGGTCAAGGTGGTAGTCTTTACCCACCCCCCGATCCTGGAGAGGATAGCCACGGCGGAAGGAGCGGGACCTGGCAGGGCCGAGTAG
- the cobU gene encoding bifunctional adenosylcobinamide kinase/adenosylcobinamide-phosphate guanylyltransferase, with protein sequence MPGPAKRPVILVTGGARSGKSTYAQRLAEGMGGNILFIATAEALDEEMALRVESHRGSRPPGWVTREEPLSPARALEAVPPGTSGVVLDCLTLLSANILLEDPGAQWDSVEAEIIWELEAFLRKIRELGLGAIVVTNEVGMGIVPENSLARAFRDLAGRANQFMASQADYVYLMVAGIPVSVKSPEGRTP encoded by the coding sequence ATGCCCGGTCCTGCAAAACGTCCTGTGATACTGGTCACCGGCGGAGCCAGGAGTGGAAAGAGCACCTACGCGCAGAGGCTTGCGGAAGGAATGGGAGGAAACATCCTGTTCATTGCTACCGCTGAGGCCTTGGATGAGGAAATGGCCTTACGGGTGGAGAGCCACAGGGGGTCCAGACCTCCCGGGTGGGTCACCCGGGAGGAACCCCTCAGCCCCGCGCGGGCCTTGGAGGCAGTCCCACCAGGCACCAGTGGGGTTGTGCTGGACTGCCTGACACTTCTCTCTGCCAACATACTTCTAGAGGATCCTGGTGCCCAGTGGGACAGCGTGGAGGCTGAGATCATCTGGGAACTGGAGGCATTTCTCAGGAAGATCCGGGAGCTCGGGCTAGGCGCCATCGTGGTCACCAATGAAGTGGGTATGGGCATCGTGCCTGAGAATTCCTTGGCACGGGCCTTCAGGGACCTGGCGGGAAGGGCAAACCAGTTCATGGCAAGCCAGGCTGACTATGTTTACCTGATGGTGGCGGGAATACCCGTCAGCGTCAAGAGCCCCGAAGGGAGGACCCCGTAG
- the cobS gene encoding adenosylcobinamide-GDP ribazoletransferase, translated as MRAFLIAVQFLTRIPVRLGKPPSEGEMAASVACFPLVGLIVGGILALTHVALGPYLPPMVEASVLLVGYILVTGGIHLDGLMDTVDGLSSSQDPERILAVMKDSRVGAMGVVAATVVILARYSVYGSLPGTLAPGLLVAAAVSSRWSMCLCMVLAPYARQGSGLGRSFVEAPNGPRLLVATLLATAIALAASGYQGLGALGASAVATGLFAAMLRKRVGGITGDTLGALNEITEVTSLLVLVVLAGMNP; from the coding sequence ATGAGGGCGTTCCTCATCGCTGTCCAGTTTCTCACCAGGATCCCGGTGAGATTGGGGAAACCCCCTTCCGAGGGGGAGATGGCAGCCTCTGTTGCCTGTTTCCCCCTGGTAGGCCTCATTGTGGGGGGTATTTTGGCCCTCACCCACGTGGCCCTTGGCCCTTACCTGCCCCCCATGGTGGAGGCATCCGTGCTCCTGGTTGGCTACATCCTGGTGACCGGGGGCATCCACCTGGATGGCCTCATGGATACCGTGGATGGGCTCTCGTCCTCACAAGACCCCGAGCGTATCCTGGCGGTAATGAAGGACAGCAGGGTAGGCGCCATGGGCGTTGTTGCCGCCACCGTCGTGATCCTGGCACGTTACTCAGTGTACGGCTCGCTCCCCGGCACCCTGGCACCGGGCCTCCTTGTGGCCGCCGCAGTGAGTTCCCGCTGGTCCATGTGCCTGTGCATGGTCCTGGCTCCCTACGCCAGGCAAGGCTCAGGTCTTGGGCGTTCCTTTGTAGAGGCACCCAACGGCCCCAGGCTCCTGGTGGCAACCCTACTGGCGACGGCCATTGCCCTGGCGGCCTCCGGGTACCAGGGCTTAGGGGCACTAGGGGCCTCAGCGGTTGCCACTGGACTCTTCGCTGCAATGCTCAGAAAGCGAGTTGGAGGGATTACCGGGGACACCTTGGGAGCCCTCAACGAGATCACTGAGGTCACCTCTCTCCTGGTGCTCGTGGTCCTGGCGGGGATGAACCCGTGA
- a CDS encoding TraR/DksA C4-type zinc finger protein, with protein sequence MDVSGYKARLVQERERLIKAIEGRRDARTQSLRQSTQELSLADNHPGDLGTETLEREKDAALGDRMRLDLGKVEEALDRIEKGSYGRCGRCGMPISPARLDALPQADLCLPCQDLVEKSRALEVDASVSRERALTPERRESLIYDSEDAWQDVARYGTASTPSDVPGARRVEDAFVDFDEPRGVVESVERLPSDASDTRPGRRRNRGPRRG encoded by the coding sequence ATGGACGTATCCGGGTACAAGGCCAGGCTGGTTCAGGAGAGGGAACGGCTGATAAAGGCTATAGAGGGGCGCCGGGATGCTCGTACGCAGTCATTGCGCCAGAGTACCCAGGAGCTTTCCCTGGCGGACAACCATCCTGGAGATCTGGGCACAGAGACCCTGGAGCGAGAGAAGGACGCAGCGCTTGGGGACCGGATGAGGCTGGATCTGGGAAAGGTTGAAGAGGCCTTGGACAGGATAGAGAAGGGCTCCTACGGCCGGTGCGGCCGGTGTGGGATGCCCATCTCCCCTGCCAGGCTTGACGCGCTTCCCCAGGCTGATCTTTGCCTTCCTTGCCAGGACCTGGTGGAGAAGAGCCGAGCCTTGGAAGTTGATGCCTCGGTGTCCCGGGAGCGCGCTCTGACTCCAGAGCGCCGGGAGAGCCTGATCTATGACAGCGAGGATGCCTGGCAGGATGTGGCCAGGTACGGGACGGCCAGCACCCCCAGCGACGTACCTGGAGCCCGCCGGGTGGAGGATGCCTTCGTAGACTTCGATGAGCCCAGGGGCGTGGTCGAGAGTGTGGAGAGGCTTCCCTCCGATGCCAGTGACACCAGGCCCGGTCGAAGGAGAAACAGGGGGCCCAGGAGAGGCTAA
- a CDS encoding DUF1893 domain-containing protein, with translation MDVARRCLEEGFSVAAVKEGRILGRETGAGARPFFLLYLRLGGNLSGSSVADRVVGRAVALGAAAAGCARLHGDVMGKSALELLEKSSVNYNYGRLVPRILDRSGQGPCPVERLSEETRDLEELLEALRGFWGDLPEPKPGDQEER, from the coding sequence ATGGATGTAGCCCGGAGGTGCCTGGAGGAAGGCTTCAGCGTTGCCGCAGTGAAGGAAGGGCGGATCCTGGGGCGCGAGACTGGCGCTGGCGCTAGACCCTTTTTCCTTCTCTACCTCAGGCTCGGAGGCAATCTGTCAGGCTCAAGCGTAGCGGACCGTGTTGTGGGAAGGGCGGTAGCCCTTGGGGCCGCAGCTGCCGGGTGTGCCCGTCTCCACGGGGATGTGATGGGCAAGAGCGCCCTGGAGCTACTGGAAAAATCCAGCGTCAACTACAATTATGGGAGGCTGGTGCCACGCATCCTGGACCGGTCCGGACAAGGACCGTGTCCGGTAGAGCGATTGTCCGAAGAGACCAGAGACTTAGAGGAGTTGTTGGAGGCTCTCAGGGGCTTCTGGGGGGATCTCCCGGAGCCCAAGCCAGGAGACCAGGAGGAGCGATAG
- a CDS encoding cyclic lactone autoinducer peptide, whose product MKRRLLLLLSFVLLLLAHANITFACSLWWYQPDLPKSLK is encoded by the coding sequence GTGAAACGCAGGCTACTGTTATTACTGTCGTTTGTACTGCTCCTATTGGCGCATGCAAATATCACCTTTGCTTGCAGTCTGTGGTGGTACCAGCCTGACTTGCCCAAATCACTGAAGTAG
- a CDS encoding ATP-binding protein, translating into MSGIDRKYVLLINIILGQAFLVLLLYAHNYWRAEKFFFTLPPTAMALTVLVVACALPLASIIIAREIARFGISEARSRLMEQRYSFILEAISTGVITTDTGGKVTYANSAALDLLGLRGKPLQGLSLVEISPALAIPLEETGGEARDHSLTLIRDGQEHHFLADVGTLKDDAGSVVGSVILLKDVTEIRNLQEQVLQAERLSALGELAAMAAHEIRNPLTAIRGFLQMIMPRVEGQVERKYVNLILKEADRMNALVRQMAAFSRPAGEGLQPVKVDDLIDESLMLALTADSPGVKVVKRIDAGMPEVLMKQEEMKQVFVNLFRNASEAMQGKGYLTISVEKATQGDGVIVRIQDTGCGIPENLQEKVFRPFVTTKARGMGLGLAICSKIVREHGGEIALSSNEGKGSIFTIFLPQGKATA; encoded by the coding sequence GTGAGTGGAATTGATCGTAAGTACGTGCTACTGATCAACATCATACTGGGGCAAGCCTTTCTGGTGCTCCTGCTCTATGCCCATAACTACTGGCGGGCCGAGAAGTTCTTCTTCACCTTGCCGCCCACTGCCATGGCCCTGACTGTACTTGTGGTAGCCTGCGCTCTCCCACTGGCTTCGATCATCATAGCCAGGGAAATAGCCAGGTTCGGCATAAGCGAGGCTCGTTCTCGCCTAATGGAACAACGCTATTCCTTCATACTGGAGGCAATAAGCACGGGGGTAATAACCACCGACACGGGTGGCAAGGTAACCTACGCCAACAGTGCTGCCCTGGACCTTCTAGGCCTGAGGGGCAAGCCCTTGCAGGGCCTGAGCCTTGTCGAGATAAGCCCAGCGCTGGCTATACCCTTGGAGGAGACAGGGGGCGAGGCCCGAGATCATTCCCTTACCCTGATCCGGGATGGCCAGGAGCACCACTTTCTCGCGGACGTGGGTACCCTGAAGGATGATGCCGGTAGTGTGGTGGGGAGTGTCATTCTCCTCAAGGACGTCACGGAGATAAGGAACCTGCAGGAGCAGGTACTCCAGGCGGAACGCCTCAGCGCCCTGGGGGAACTTGCGGCCATGGCTGCCCACGAAATCCGGAACCCGCTGACAGCCATAAGGGGATTCCTCCAGATGATCATGCCAAGGGTGGAGGGCCAGGTAGAGCGTAAGTACGTCAACCTCATTCTCAAGGAAGCCGATCGCATGAACGCACTAGTAAGGCAGATGGCCGCCTTTTCCAGACCGGCTGGCGAGGGCCTGCAGCCCGTCAAAGTGGATGACCTTATCGATGAAAGCCTGATGCTGGCGCTTACCGCTGACAGCCCAGGCGTGAAGGTTGTGAAACGCATAGATGCTGGTATGCCGGAGGTACTCATGAAGCAAGAGGAAATGAAGCAGGTTTTCGTAAACCTGTTCCGGAATGCCTCCGAGGCCATGCAAGGCAAGGGGTATCTTACCATCAGCGTTGAGAAGGCAACCCAGGGGGATGGGGTAATCGTACGCATACAGGACACGGGGTGCGGGATCCCTGAGAACCTGCAAGAGAAGGTGTTCCGCCCCTTCGTGACGACGAAGGCCCGGGGAATGGGCCTTGGGCTGGCGATATGCAGCAAGATCGTGAGAGAGCATGGAGGCGAGATAGCCCTGTCCTCCAATGAGGGAAAGGGCTCCATCTTCACCATATTCCTGCCCCAGGGGAAAGCCACCGCTTAG
- the cobT gene encoding nicotinate-nucleotide--dimethylbenzimidazole phosphoribosyltransferase: MQKLQDTLDSIKPLDKASMEGAQRRLDSLTKPLGSLGRLESIARQVAGIMADPVPQIRGKVIVLMAGDHGVVEEGITAYPQEVTVQMVANFLNGGAAINVLARQVGAGIALVDIGVNGDVPRGPGLRSLKVSRGTRNFLKGPAMTREEAVKALETGITVACEEIEAGADLIATGDMGIGNTTASSALLAAFSNCPPEQVVGRGTGIDDEGLKRKVEVVARALGIHRPNPSDPLGTLANLGGLEIAGLAGVILGAASRRRPVVVDGFISGAAALAACAIKPRVRDYLIPSHLSAESGHKAMMAALGLEPVIVLDMRLGEGTGAALAMFLVESSLRLMREMATFEGAGVSTALE, from the coding sequence ATGCAGAAGCTGCAAGACACACTTGATTCCATCAAGCCACTGGATAAGGCCTCTATGGAAGGCGCCCAGAGGAGGCTGGACAGCCTGACGAAGCCCTTGGGAAGCCTGGGTCGCCTTGAGTCCATCGCGCGGCAAGTTGCAGGGATCATGGCAGACCCTGTTCCCCAGATCAGGGGCAAGGTAATAGTGCTCATGGCAGGAGACCACGGGGTGGTGGAAGAGGGGATAACCGCCTACCCGCAGGAGGTCACCGTCCAGATGGTGGCCAACTTCCTGAATGGCGGGGCAGCCATCAACGTCCTGGCTCGCCAAGTGGGGGCTGGCATCGCCCTGGTGGACATCGGCGTAAACGGGGATGTCCCCCGAGGTCCCGGGCTCCGCAGTCTCAAGGTGTCCCGGGGGACCCGGAACTTCCTGAAAGGGCCCGCGATGACCCGCGAGGAGGCAGTCAAGGCCTTGGAGACGGGGATCACCGTGGCCTGTGAGGAGATAGAGGCCGGCGCTGACTTGATCGCCACCGGGGACATGGGAATAGGCAACACCACCGCCAGTTCCGCCCTTCTCGCGGCGTTCAGCAACTGCCCCCCGGAACAGGTTGTGGGAAGGGGAACAGGCATAGACGACGAAGGGCTGAAGAGGAAGGTAGAGGTGGTGGCCCGGGCCCTGGGGATCCACCGGCCTAACCCCTCCGATCCCCTGGGAACCCTTGCGAACCTAGGTGGACTGGAGATAGCAGGGTTGGCCGGGGTCATCCTGGGCGCCGCATCCCGGCGGAGACCCGTGGTGGTGGACGGGTTTATATCTGGGGCCGCAGCCCTGGCGGCCTGCGCTATCAAACCCCGGGTCAGGGACTACCTGATCCCTTCCCATCTCTCAGCCGAATCCGGCCACAAGGCAATGATGGCCGCCCTGGGCCTGGAACCCGTCATAGTACTGGACATGAGGCTGGGAGAGGGTACCGGTGCTGCCCTGGCCATGTTCCTGGTGGAATCATCCCTGAGACTCATGCGCGAGATGGCCACCTTCGAGGGGGCTGGCGTTTCCACGGCCCTGGAATAG